ATTCCGGTCGAACCTCTCGCCGCGATCTGCGGCCAGACGGCCGAGCCACGGTGAAGCGAACTGTCCTTCTCCCGCGCTCCCATACAGGACGAGCATCTCTTCGTCAGTGACCGTGAGAAGCGGGCTCGGACCCATCCGGGCAGCGGGTGCGAGCGCACCGGCGGCCGCAGCCTCACGAGCACCTTCGGGCAGGTCTGCAGTCATGATCCGCCCTCACTCGAGGACAAGTGTCTGATCCTGAGCTTCCACTCCAACGCTCCCCCTGCGCCGGTCCCTGGACCCCGGCGACGACGAACGGCGCATAGGCTGGAGCCACCCGCCCCGAACGAGAGGAGCGCCCCCGATGCGCGCGATACTGATCGAGTCCGAGGGCGCGGCCCCGCGCCTGCTGGAGGACGCTGAGGAGTCGCTGCTGACCGGTGACATCGGCCTCGACGTCCTGGTCTCCGGCCTGAACTTCAAGGACGGCATGGCCCTGGCCGGCAAGGGCATCGCCCGCACCCATCCGCTGATCCCCGGCATCGACCTGGTGGGCCGGGTGACCGACGCCGCCGGTTCCGCCGACGAGCGCTTCTCCGCCGGCGACCTGGTGGTCCTCAACGGCGACGGGATCGGCGAATCGGTCCACGGCGGTTTCGCGACCCGTGCCCGGGTGCGCCCCGACGCCCTGGTGCGCCTGCCCGCGACCCTCTCCCCCGACCGCGCCGCCGCGATCGGCACCGCCGGGTTCACCGCGATGCTCGCGGTGCTGGCCCTGGAGGATGCGGGCATCACCCCGGACGCCGGAGACGTCCTGGTCACCGGAGCCTCCGGCGGCGCCGGCTCGATCGCCGTCGCCCTGCTGGCGGGCCGCGGCTTCCGCGTG
The window above is part of the Brachybacterium vulturis genome. Proteins encoded here:
- a CDS encoding MDR family oxidoreductase; amino-acid sequence: MRAILIESEGAAPRLLEDAEESLLTGDIGLDVLVSGLNFKDGMALAGKGIARTHPLIPGIDLVGRVTDAAGSADERFSAGDLVVLNGDGIGESVHGGFATRARVRPDALVRLPATLSPDRAAAIGTAGFTAMLAVLALEDAGITPDAGDVLVTGASGGAGSIAVALLAGRGFRVLASTGRTEENGEYLRELGAAEVLDRRELSEQPGRPLQSQRFAAAIDGVGSTTLANVLAQTSWGGTVAAYGMAQGPDLPATVLPFILRGVTLAGINSVQCPLPLRERAWDALARELDPELLDGMTTAIGLSEVIDHAERILAGQVRGRTIVEVDR